Part of the Spirochaetota bacterium genome is shown below.
CACGAACCCCACCGTTCATTATACCGGAGGCGAATGCATCGGCACCCCCGCCCGAATATGAAAAATTATCTTCACGGCGATAAGAGATTGACACGAGCATTTACTATGTCATTTCTGACATAATAGATGGTATGCTTTTTTTAACCGGAGCCGTCGCATGAGAAACCATTCGCGTCCGCCGCGGCCCTGGATGCGGTGTTCGGTCTTGCGGGGTATGCCTTCGGGGCGCTCAACCAGGGCAGCGCGTGAACCGCGGCTCGCCCCGGCATATCAGGCACGCTGAGGTGATTGTGTATGAATATCGGTACCTATTCGTACGAGGAATATGTCCACTTGGTTACATCGTTTCACGGCAGCCCGGCGCCCGGATTGCTTATAGGTGGATTTATCGTCGACCTGGCTTTGAAAAATCTCCCGGAAGGAGAGTTCTTTGACGCGATCTGTGAAACGCCCGTGTGTCTCCCGGATTCCGTCCAGCTGCTCACGCCGTGCACTATCGGCAACGGCTGGCTCAAGATACTCGATTTCGGGAGATTTGCCGTAACGCTCTACGAGAAAAAGAGCGGCGCAGGAATTCGCGTATTTCTCGATGTGGAAAAGCTGAAAAACTGGCCGGAGGTATACACCTGGTTCATGAAGCTTAAGTCGAAGCGGGAACAGGATTACGACCTTCTCGTAAGCCAGATAAAACAGGCCGGACACGACCTTCTCGGCATGCAAAAAGTCAAGGTTGAACCGGCGAAACTTCAGCGCGACAGAATGGGGCCTGTGTCTGTGTGCCCTGCATGCGGAGAGGCGTATCCCGTGAATCACGGCGCTGTCTGCAAGAACTGTGCCGGTGAGTCTCCCTACATCCGCCATGCTGCACTGAAACCCGGAGGCGCTGCTTTATGAGAAGCGTTGAGCGGATAAAGGTGGTATGAAAACGGGCTCGATCGGCATGTACGAGAGGCGTGTGCGGTCCGTGTGCGGGCCGGACATCCGGAGAATCGAAGAGGATCCGGTCGTCAATGAAATGCCCGTCACCATAATGCTCAACGGCGAGGAACTGGTGACCCTCGTCTGCTCCCCCTACGAATTCGAGCTGCTTGCAACAGGATTCCTTGTGAGCGAGGGACTTCTCCGGGAGCCGGGAGATTTGCTGGAGATAACCAGCCGTCCCGAGCAGGGCGTGGTATGGGTAACGACCCGGGGCGTCCGGAATCTTGACGGCTTTCTTAAAAGGAATTTCGCCAGTTGTTGCGGAAAGGGCAGGCCCGCCCTTCATTTTCTCAACGATTACGAGCAGCTTTGTCCGATCGAACATGAGGTGCGGTTCACCGTGAGGGAGGTGCTGCAGTTTGCGAGCCTCCTTAACGAAGCGTCGGAGGCGTTCAGACTGACGGGAGGTGTCCATGAAGCGGCCCTGGCCCGCCACGGCGGCCTTGTCGCGTGTTTCGAGGACATCGGCCGGCACAACGCGCTGGACCGCATTCTCGGGTACGCGTTCAGGAATGCGGTGGATACATCCGGGATGGCCGTTGTGCTTAGCGGCCGCATCGCGTCCGAGATGCTGACGAAGGCGGCGCGGATAGGCGTGCCGGTGATAGTTTCGCGCTCCGCGCCGACGGCGCTTGCGATCGATCTCGCCGACCAGCTGGGCATGACGCTGGTGGGCTTCGCGCGAAACGACCGCATGAGTGTCTATACGCATGTCCGGAGAATCACTGATTGATCGGCGGGAAATAAATGGGCGGGGAAAACAATTCCGAAAAACGCCCCGGGGGTGTTCGTGATTCCGAACCGGGCGCGGTGCGTCAGGACTTGATCTTCAAATGCTGCAACACCTCGTTCATAACCGTCATCGCGTTGCTGTAGAATTTCTCGGCGTCGTCCTCGCTCACCCGGTGGCCGGGGGATTTTGAGATCGAGTCGCGAAACGATTTGGTATCTTTTAAAAGCGCCATGATGTCGATGCCGGTCCATCCGCAGGGTTCGTAATAGCGTTTTTCCAGCTCAAGGATTTTATCGTGATCGTCCGAGTCGTCGTCGTGCTCGATAAGCAGCAGGCGTACCGAGTAGAACATGGAAAGGTATGAATAGATGACCGCCTCGTTATAGCGATGCTGCGCCATCATGAGCGCCGCGAGCTGCAGCTTGTCCCTGCACTGCGAAAGCCTGAACTGCCGTCTCTGTTCGATTTCCGTGATCATAGGTGGAATGGGGAAGAATCCGTTCCCTTGCAAAAAAGGTAATCCCGCGGGGCGGCCCGCGCAAGCATTTTTTGATATGTCCCATAAAAATTGGTTTACGGTCCGCGGATACAATGCTATCCATGCGCCGGGTCGAATCGGGACAATGGAGGCGGGGAGCCGGCACGATGCACAAGAAAATAGCGATACTGGTGGGAGACGGCATGGCCGATTTCCCCATCGATTCCCTGGGCGGCAGGACCCCGCTGGGGTATGCGCGCACACCCGCAATGGATTACCTCGCCTCGCGCGGCGTGCTCGGTCTCGCCCGCACGGTCCCGGCGGGGATGGCGCCCGGCAGCGACACCGCGAACCTCTCCATATTCGGCTGCGATCCCCGCACGTACTACACCGGGCGCGCGCCGCTCGAGGCGCTCAACATGGGAATACCCATGACGCCGCGCGACGTCGCGTTCCGCTGCAACCTGGTGAATATCGGCACGGACGGGATCATGCGCGACTTCAGCGCGGACCACGTGGAATCCGCGTACTCGGCGCTCGTGCTCGGGGAGGTTGGAAAGGAGATCGGGGGGGCCGATATACAATTTTTCCCGGGGGTCTCGTACCGCAACATCATGCTCTGGAGGAACTACCCGTTCAGGGACATCGCCTCCACCACACCGCCGCACGATATCCACGGGAAGCGTATCGACGCCCATCTCCCTCGCGGCGAGGGCGCCGATACGCTCAATGAAATAATGAACAAGGCCCGGAACATCATCGCGCGTTCAGCCCCGATCAGGGACGCACGCGCCACACTCAAGGGAGACCCCACCGATATCTGGCTCTGGGGGGCGGGCCGCAGTCCCTCCATGCCCACGCTGCGCGAGCGCTACGGGCTGGAGGGCCGCACCATCTCGGCGGTTGACCTTATACACGGAATCGGCCGCGCGCTCGGGCTAGAGCCAATGCGCGTTCAGGGCGCGACCGGCTACCTGGACACGAATTACCAGGGGAAGGTGGACGCGCTTTTCGAAACGCTCGGGTCCCACAATTTCGTGTTCCTGCATATCGAAGCCCCGGATGAATCGGGACACGAGGGAAACCTCGAGCACAAGCTCAAGGCGATAGAGGATTTCGACGCGCGGGTGGTCGCGCCCGTGATGGAGGGGCTCGCGCGTTTCCCGGACTACGCGCTGCTCGTAATGCCCGATCATCCCACCCCGGTGTCGTTGCGCACGCATACCGCGGACCCTGTTCCCTTTTGCATATGCGGCAGGGACGGGTTCGCCGGCGGGGCATATGGCTCGCCCGCCGCGACCGCCTTCAGCGAGGAGCGCGCGGCGGCCACGGGAATTTTCATCGAAGAAGGACACCGATTACTAGAGGTCATGCTGCATGGGCGGATTTAACGACGAGAGAAGGGGCGGCTTTTTATTGTATCTCAAGATAGCCGGCGGCGTACTAGGCGGACTTGCGCTCATAGTCTTCCTGGTTTCGCTCGTTATGCGAAAGGGCGACATCGAAAACGCCATCGACCGGTACGACGGGGGAGACTACCGCGGGGCCCTGGTGCTCCTGAACAAGCTCCAGAAAACGGCCGACTATGACGGCGGCGAGAAGATTTGCTATTACAAGGCGCGCGCCATCAACGCCCTCGCCGCGCAGCTCGAGCGCAAGTACGCCGACGAGCTGGGCGAGATCGGGACCGAGAACGAAAACGCGCACGCGCGCGAGAAGGAAACACGGTACCTGGAAAAAAAGCTGGCATCCATAAACGAGGAAATCGAAGGCGACCTCCAGCTCATGGCCGATAAAAAAGCCGGGCGCATCGTCTCGCGGGGGCGGTTTTACGACGAGTTCATCGCGCGCTACAAGGGGAGCCGCTTCATCGAGGACCTGGATTTCGAGGAGCTCCAGAAGATCGAGCGCACCGAGCACGACAAGCTGCTGGCGGCGGTCGCGAACTTCTATGCAAAATACCCGAACACCTATTACCTTTCCCACATCGTGAAGATGATATTCCGCGCCCTGAACGACGGGAACGTGAGCGTGAAGGGCCGCGAGGACCTCGTGAAGGGGCTCGTGCTCGAATTCGCGCGCCGCTACCCGACGAGCGCGGAAATCCAGAAGATATATACCTGCGCCGGAAACGACGTTAACCTGCGCAACTCCCCGGCGACGAGCGGCGGCGTGGTGGGGAAGGTGAAGAAGGATGAGCTGCTCATCCAGATAGAAAAATCCATGGACACGGCGCAGGTTGGCGACGTGCGCGATCACTGGTATCGCGTCTCGAGCCTTGCCGGACTGCGCGGCTGGATTTTTGGAAAGTTCCTGGCGCCGGTGGACGTCGCCCAGATAGAGCCCGCGGCGCGCAAGGAGACCTGGGCGATCGAGGACTACTTCAAGGACTGGGAAGATTCCAACACGCCCAAAAACTGGATGCACGTTCCGGGCGGCGAGAAGGGAGCGCTTTCATTCGCGGTCAAGGGAGATTCGAAGATCATGAAAATCGACTGCCCGGCGGACAAACTGGCGGGCCTCTACCGCCGCTTCGACTCCGGGGGCGCTTTCACCCTGCGCGCCCGGGCGAGGCTGAAAGCGGGGGAGTCCGTCGTCGTTTTCGCATACGCGCTCAGAAACGGGAAGGCGTATTATCTGCGCCTGCGCGACGGTGAGCTCGACCTCTCGGGGAGGCGTGTGCCGGTTAAATCCTCCGACTGGAACGAGTTCACGCTTGAGAGCGAGGACGGCCGGCACGCGAAGCTCCTCGTGAACGGCGACGTGGTCCTCAACAGGATTCCCCCCGCCGAAACGAAACTCTTCCCGGAGCGCGGCGTGTACTGCCTCTTCGCCGCGGGGGAAAGCGACGCCGTCGCCGAAATGGAATACATCAAGGTGCGCAACTGACGGCTACCACTCCTTGCGCTTGAGGTCCTTGTATTCCTCGCGCACCAGGGCGGTGATCTCGTCCAGGAAGAAGCCGATAATCTCGTCCCGCTGCACGCCGGAGCCTCTCTGGTAGTTGATTCGCTCGATCTCGATTTCGTGAGACTGGCCGAGCGCGTCGCTGGTCTGGCGGGTCTCGTCGGGGATCGCCGCCGTGAGCTCTTTCCATCCGAGAAAATTCAGGGTTCCGAAAGAAATCCTGTGGCGCGCGTCCCGGTTGTCGCGCACGATCATGGAGAGAACGCCGCCCGTGTTCATGCCGTACACCCACACGCTGATAGAACGGCACAGGGAGGGAATCCTGAGTTTTTGCGAGGGTGCCAGCGAGAGCATGTCGCTGAGCTCTCCCCTGGATCGGACGACCAGGTATTTCACCGATCCCCGCACGGGTGCGGCAAACTGTTCCTCGATTGAAACCTCGATCTCCGCGCGCGCATTGGTTCCGGCGACCAGGTTGGCTTTTCCCCAGGGGGAATTTTCGAAGCCCTCGACCCGAATCCTATGGTAAAGAGGGCTCGTGTCACCGGTGGTGTATCTTTTTTTTCCCGGGAGCTGGGCGCGGGCGGGAGGCGGATCGATGAAGAGCAGCGCCCCGCATAGCGCCGGGCCGACCGCCCACGCCGCGCAGGCGCGGGTGAGCGCCCCGGACCGGCGAGGTTTCGCCGGGCGCACGGGAAGCGCTACTGCTCCAGGTCGGCCAGTGCGGTGATCGCCTGCGCCCATTTCACGAATTTGAGGTTGGCGAGGTCCTTGATCGTCTTCACGCTGAAGGCGTCGGCGAGAAGCTTTGCATCGTTTTCGCTCACGCCCTGAAGCGCGTTGACGGGCGCATCGGCGAGCTGCTTGAATCCCATGCCTTCGAAACCCTTGTCGACCGCTTTGTTGATGTTCATTGGTTCGGCTCCTTAAATGCGTGTTTGATGGATCCCGGCGGCACAACCATGGATGGACCGCAGTTTAAAAATTGTTAAGCATTTCTTGATATTTTATTTGCCATGGTATAGCTTTTATAATAGGTAAAGGACGGGTTTGTCAAATAAAAAAGGATTCGGGATTGTCTTCAATGCAGAACAGGGCGGCGCAGCGATATAACATGGCTGAGTTTTTGAGGGATCGTGCCGACCGGGAAGAGGTGGCGATAGAGCTTTCACTCGAATCCGGGCCCGTGCGCGCGGGCGTCAAGGACCTGAGCGTCCGGGGTGTCGGGTTGACCGTCGAAAACCCGGGTGCGGACCTGGTCCGGGAACTCGAGGGCCTCACGGAATTATTCATCAAGATCATCGCGGGCGGCACAATGCTTGTCGCCAACGCGCGCGTCGCGTGGAAGGCGCTCCTGACCGCGGGGAGCGGTGAGAGGGTGGAGATGGGCCTCGAGATCACCATGATCGCGCCCGAGGATTCCCTGGCGCTGGCGGGGATTATCGAACGGATCAGGAAAGCCTAGGGAGCGGACGGGGAGCGCGCAATGGGATACGCAATCATACGAAAGGGGATACTCTCCCCCGCGCGCGCGTGGTGTGCGGTAATGCTCACGTGCGTGTTCGCCATTTTAGTTCCCGACCGGGCCCTGGCCGGGAACGCACGCTCCCAGGATTGGTTCTGGATGATTTACGAAACGGATAACCTGGACCACTACCGCACCACGGTGGTCCGCCCCTTCTACATGAAAAACCACTATGCCGGCGGGAAGACGTTCGACGCTTCGCTTATGCCTTTAGGGTTCTGGCGTTATGCGAAAGATGGAAGCTCTGACCTGAAATCCCTGTTCGGCCTGGTCGAATCGGTCGATTATACCCATACAGACGGAATCGAGGACTACGATCTCGGGATATTCCCCCTGCTGTTTTACGGCGACTCGGCCGTGGAACGGGACCGTTACCTCATGGTGCTTCCCGTGGGCGGAACGGTGAAGGGCAAGCTCGCACAGGACCGCATATCGGCGTACGCTTTCCCGGGCTTCATGCTGTTCTTTATCTACCCCCCCGCCACCCTCTGGTCGGCCGCCCTCCTCACGGTGGCCTCCCTTATCCCGGCGTATGCGGATTATGAAACGCGGGATTTCCACGCCAGGGCGATATTCTGGCCGCTTATACAATGGGGATCGGGTCCCGGGCGCGATGAATTCAGGATTCTCCCTCTCTATGCGCATAACTACAAGAAGGGCGTCTATGATAACTATTCATATCTATTCATTTTTAACGAGCAAAACGTCCGCGTGGGGAACGATACGCAGCGAACCCTGTTCGCCATGCCGTTTTACGGAAGGCGCTGGAACGATTCGGGCGAGGGCGAAGGCTCCACGCTTCTCTGGCCGCTCTTCTCCTGGGGGTTCAACCGCAAATCAGGGGACTTCGAGCTTAATTTCCCGTGGCCGCTGGTCATGATCCAGGATTCCACGAATCCGAGCATCTACAAGAGGATATTCTTCCCGTTCTACGGGAAATACCTTTACGGGTCCAAGGAGACCTTTTTCGTATCGCCGTTGTATTTCACGCTCAAACACACCACCGAAAGCTTCAGCTCCGAGTATTATATCAACGCCCTCGTTGTCTGGTATTTTAAGAGGGATTACCCGAAGTCGCCGGACAAGCACCACGGCTCCGCGTGGCGGTATTTCAAGGTGTGGCCGCTCTTCCACTACGAGTACGACAGCGCCGGAAATTCGTGTTTCAATATGCTTTCGCTGCTGCCCTTCCGTGATCCCGACGGGTACGAGCTCATGTACCAGCCGTTCTGGACCCTGTTCGAATACCGGAAGCTTACCTCGGGAGAGAAACGCCTTGGGCTCCTGCTAAGGACGTATTACCAGCGGTGGGGCGAGGATTTCATGCATATTAAGGTACCGATCCTTTTTACGTTCCGCACGGAGGGTGACGTCGTAACCCAGTTCTCAGTGCTCGCCTCGATGTTCGGATACGAGCGGGACCGGAAGGGCACGTCGATCAACCTGTTCTGGATTCCCGTCCGCATAAACCAGGACGGCGTGGCGCTCCGGGACGAAACGCGGGACACGGATGAAACGGACGACCTGCTGATCGCGCGCATCGACGGCCGGAATCACGCGTACACCGGCGATTTCGCCCGCCCCGCCATGCTCACCACGGACGATCGTATACATTACTCCGCGAGGCTTTTTTGAGCTCAGGGCGGATCGAGGCGAAATGAACATACTGCGCAGGGCGACATTAAGATTAATCGGGGTCTTCGGGTTCATGGGTGCCCGGGTAATCGAATTCTTCGAACAGACCGGGTTTACCGTGCTCCTGCTTTTCGACGTGACCTATCACCTGAAAGATTTGCTCGAAAAGCGCCGGGAGATCGTGAAGCAGATGTATATCGCCGGCATAAAGACTTTTTTCGTATGCTCCCTCGTGGGCGTATTCACCGGCATGACGCTCGCCCTGCAGACGGGCATCGAGCTCAAGGCGTTCGGGCAGCAGTCCATGATCGGGCGGCTCATTATCGCGACCATGACGCGCGAGATGGGGCCGTTCATGTCGGCGATTATACTCACGGCGTCCGTGGGGTCGGCCATGGCGGCGGAGCTCGGCACCATGAAGGTGTACGACGAGATCGACGCGCTTGAGATGATGTCGATAAGCCCCGTGCGCCTGCTCGTCATGCCCAGGGTCGTGTCGCTTGCCGCGATGCTCCCTATCGTATCCGTCTACATGACGGTGCTCGCCTGCATCGGCGGCGCGTTGGTCGCGAGCACCGTGCTCCAGATTTCGCCCAACGTCTATTTCAAGCACCTTTTCAAGGGGATCCACTTCAAGGCGATGTACGTGGGACTCCTCAAGGCGCACATATTCGGACTCCTCATCGCGCTCATCAGTTGCGCGTACGGGCTCAGGGCCACCTCGGGCGTGATCGGGGTAGGGAACGCGACGCGGCAGTCGGTGGTCGCCTCGTTCCTCATGGTCATCATTGTGGGCTATATCATCACCGCGATTTTCTATGGGGGCGGATCGTGATCGAGCTTAAAAAAATACATAAATCATTCGGTCCCAAGATGGTCCTGAACGGGATCGATTTCACCATAGGCAAGGGTGAGACCTTCGTCATCATAGGCCAGTCGGGTATCGGGAAGACCGTGGCGCTGCGCCACATCGCGGGCCTTCTCGAGCCGGACGCGGGCGACGTGCTCATCGACAATGTGAAAATGAACGGCGCGCCGATCGAGATCAGGAAAAAGCTCCGGGAGCGCATGGGGGTCCTCTTCCAGTCGGGGGCGCTCCTGAACTGGCTCACGGTGAAAGAGAACATCGCGCTCCCCCTCACCGAGCTCAAGCGCTTTCCCCCGGACGAGATCGAGCGAATTGTGAATGAAAAGATACATCTCCTGCAACTGGATGACGCGGTCAACAAACTGCCCGGCGATATTTCGGGCGGGATGAAGAAGCGCGTCGCCCTCGCGCGCGTTCTTGTGACGAACCCGGATATCATACTCTACGACGAGCCCACCTCGGGACTCGATCCCGTCATGTCGAGCATTATAAGCGACCTCATCCGGCAGATGCAGGCGGAGTTCGGGGTGACCTCGCTCGTGGTGACGCACGACATGAACAGCGCCTTCCACGTGGGGGACAGGATCGGCATGCTTTTTGGCGGCGACCTCGTGCAGGTGGGAACCGCGGACGAAATCAAGAACACGAAAAATCCCTTCGTCCGGCAATTCATTAACGGTTCGCTCGAAGGTCCCATCCAGGCCGAGTGAGCGGCGCGATCATGACGATCGGAAAAAAATCCTTTCCGTCCGGGCGGGGCGCGGATATACTCGCGGCACGATCGGCCCCGAGGTGGAGATGAACCCGAAAGAGATCACCCTTGCACTCATCGACTTGACGTCCGGGAAGGGGGGCAGGCTCCGCGGCGTGCTGGCGGGATCGGGCTACGGCGTACGCGAGGAAAGCGTAGAGAGCGCCGGGGAGCGTGTGAAGACAGGGGGAATAGACGCGCTCATCGTGAGATCCGACGCGAAGGATTCCCTCGCGCAGCAGGTCAAAAGCCTCGGGGAGGCGATGGCGGGCGCCGATATACCCCTCATCGTCATGATGCCCCGTTTCACCCTGGAGCTCGCCCTCTACGAGGTTTCGCGCAACCTGCATCATATCACCACCCCCTGCCGGGCGGAACACCTGCTCGACCGCATCCGCGGCATTCTCGAAGGACGAACGCAATCGCGCGCGCGGTCCGATACGCATGAGACCCCGGTCGAGGTGCAGTACAGGGGCGCGCGTTACGTCACGCCGGGGAACGCACGGGCGCTTCTTGGCGGGCTGTTAAGGAACGCGGACGATTCCATCCACAACAGCGCCGTGCTCAGGGAGATGCTCTCCACATATTCGAAAATCGACGCCGATTCAATGCTCGTGCCCGAGCTGGACTGGAAGGTGGCGCTTACCCCCGAGGAGAACGCGCTCTGCGAGGACATGCTCGCCTCGATCGGGCAGGGCCGTTTCGAGCTTTACTATCAGCCGATAATACATCTCGCCTCGGGCCGGATTTCCGGTTTCGAGGCGCTCATACGCTGGAATCACCCGGTGAAGGGATTTCTCCCGCCCGGGGATTTTATCGGACTCGCGGAACGAACCGATATCGTCATTCCCCTGGGTTACTGGATCATGGGGGAGGCGAGCCGGCAGCTTGCGGAGCTTCATGCGCTATTTCCCTCGGACCCGCCGCTTTACGTGAGCGTGAACGTATCGGCGCGACAGTTCATACGGGAAGACCTCTGCGAGAGGATCGAGAAGACGGTCGACGCGAACGGCCTGCCCCACGAGAGCCTACGCCTCGAGCTGACCGAAAGCGCTTTCATGGAGAACAAGGACTCGGCCAACCTCATGCTCCTCACGCTCAAGTCAAAGAACTTCCTCTTGTACATGGACGATTTCGGGACGGGGTATTCTTCGCTTAGCTATCTCATGCATTTCCCCGTCGACGTGCTCAAGATCGACCAGTCCTTCGTCAAGTGGATGCACGTGGACGAGGAGAGCGAGGAAATCGTACGGTCGGTCGTCGCGCTCGCGCACAACCTCAAGCGCAGGGTCGTCGCGGAGGGCGTCGATAACGAGGGCCATATCGAGCTCCTGCGTTCGCTCTCCTGCGACTATGGCCAGGGATACTTTTTCTCGAAACCGCTCGCCTTCTCCACGCTCAAGGAATTGCTGACAAAAAATCCTTCGTGGTAGTACGCCTCAATTGTGATTGACAGCTTCCCCATGCGGCGGGAATGATGTTCCCCTTTGCGGGCCGGGTTGCGCGTCCCGTGAAGGCGCGCATTTCGCGCGGCGAGCGTATGATTAAAAGACTTGTTGTATAACTCAATTTTTTACAGGGATTAAGGGGCGAAGCCCCTTAAAGGCCCCCCGCAGGGGTTCCCTGCGGGCGCGAGACGGCAGTTTCGCAACAAGTCTAAAGAAAATCGGAGATCGGAAAAAGATGGCCATACTCATTGACGGGAAAGCGGTCGCGGCGGGGATCCGCGAGGAGATCGGGCGCGAGGTCGCGATCATCAGGGAACGGCGGGGGATCGCGCCCGCGCTGGCGGTAGTGCTGGTGGGCGATAACCCGTCCTCCGCGACCTACGTACGCATGAAGGGGAAGGGATGCGAAGAGGCGGGCATCGGGTCGATTCAGCATTCCCTGCCGGCGGGCACGAGCCAGGAGGATCTCCTCGCGCTCGTTGACCGGCTGAACGAGGACCGCGGGGTGAACGGTATACTGGTCCAGCTCCCGCTTCCCCCGCAGATAGGCGAGAGCGCCGTGTTGAACAGGATAAACCCGATAAAGGACGTAGACGGGTTTCACCCGGTCAACGTGGGCAAGATGGTCGCCGGGGACGAAGACTGTTTTTTCCCCTGCACGCCCCACGGGTGTCAGATTCTCATCAACACCGTGGTCAAGGACCTCAAGGGCAAACACCTGGTGGTCGTGGGACGCAGCAATATCGTCGGTAAACCCATCGCGAACCTCATGGTTCAAAAGAACAGGTCGGCGAATTGTATAGTCACCATATGCCACACGGCCGCGCCGGATATAGGCTATTACACCCGCCAGGCGGACATTCTTGTCGTGGCCGCGGGAAAGGCCGGGATGATAACCGGCGACATGGTCAAGGACGGGGTGGTGGTCATTGACGTGGGCGCCAACAGGGTGCCGGACCCGAAGGACCCCGCAAGGACCATACAGATCGGCGATGTTAAGTTCGACGAAGTCGCGGCGCGCGCCTATGCGATCACTCCCGTTCCCGGGGGCGTAGGCCCCATGACTATCGCCATGCTCCTGAAAAACACGGTGAAGGCATTTCACCTCCAGAACGGATGAGGCAAAGAATAAAATCCATTCACTATAAAACACCGGGCAATGGTGAAAAAAGCCCGGTCGTGCTTCTTGTAAATCGAAATCAAAAAAATTCAGTTTATAAAAAAAATTTCTCGCTACGGAGTGAGAATGTAGTATATAGTGTAGTAGATATTGTTTGCAATGGAATCGATAAACGCCTTTTTCAGAAGCATTTACAATACCCACGAGGAAGCCAATTCCCTGGTCCGCGAGGCGTTGGAGTATTTTCGTCTCAAGCAGGAGCAGGGCTTTATTGAAGGCGTGGAAGAATGCATTTTCCGGCTCGTCCTGGATGAAGCCGTTACGAACGCCGTGGAACACGGCAACATGCGCGATCCCTCGAAAAGGATATGCGTGGTAATCACACCCCTGAAAAATAACGCCAGGATCACCGTGATAGACGAGGGAGATGGTTTCGGATATACAGGACTCAGGAATCCCACGCATCCCGAGAACAAGCTCAGGTACGGGGGGAGGGGAATATACATCATGAAGAATTTCGGCAAGATTTCCTGGAACAAGCAGGGGAACTGCGTTTCAGTGATGATTTGAAGAAAAGGCGATACCGGGAAGGAATCTCCTCATCGGATGCACTGCATAAAAAACGCCGCGGAACGGTCCGCGGCGTTTCTATTATCGAAGTGCTAGAGTTCTACGAGTGGGTATGGCCTTCATCGTGACCGTGCTTTTCACTGTGCGGGAAAAGCGGAAAGTATTTGGCGAACCACATGTAGATGAGTGCCATGGTCGAAAGCCCTCCCAGGAACACGAACCATTCCTGGATGGTCGGATTGTACCCCACGAACGGTTTCCAGGGGAAATTCGGCACGGACGAGCCATGGAGCACGGTAATGCTCTTGTTCATCACGATCGCCATGACGCCGGAAATCGCCCCGTAGATCATGTATTTTTCGA
Proteins encoded:
- a CDS encoding EAL domain-containing protein — its product is MNPKEITLALIDLTSGKGGRLRGVLAGSGYGVREESVESAGERVKTGGIDALIVRSDAKDSLAQQVKSLGEAMAGADIPLIVMMPRFTLELALYEVSRNLHHITTPCRAEHLLDRIRGILEGRTQSRARSDTHETPVEVQYRGARYVTPGNARALLGGLLRNADDSIHNSAVLREMLSTYSKIDADSMLVPELDWKVALTPEENALCEDMLASIGQGRFELYYQPIIHLASGRISGFEALIRWNHPVKGFLPPGDFIGLAERTDIVIPLGYWIMGEASRQLAELHALFPSDPPLYVSVNVSARQFIREDLCERIEKTVDANGLPHESLRLELTESAFMENKDSANLMLLTLKSKNFLLYMDDFGTGYSSLSYLMHFPVDVLKIDQSFVKWMHVDEESEEIVRSVVALAHNLKRRVVAEGVDNEGHIELLRSLSCDYGQGYFFSKPLAFSTLKELLTKNPSW
- a CDS encoding bifunctional 5,10-methylene-tetrahydrofolate dehydrogenase/5,10-methylene-tetrahydrofolate cyclohydrolase, which codes for MAILIDGKAVAAGIREEIGREVAIIRERRGIAPALAVVLVGDNPSSATYVRMKGKGCEEAGIGSIQHSLPAGTSQEDLLALVDRLNEDRGVNGILVQLPLPPQIGESAVLNRINPIKDVDGFHPVNVGKMVAGDEDCFFPCTPHGCQILINTVVKDLKGKHLVVVGRSNIVGKPIANLMVQKNRSANCIVTICHTAAPDIGYYTRQADILVVAAGKAGMITGDMVKDGVVVIDVGANRVPDPKDPARTIQIGDVKFDEVAARAYAITPVPGGVGPMTIAMLLKNTVKAFHLQNG
- a CDS encoding ATP-binding protein, producing MESINAFFRSIYNTHEEANSLVREALEYFRLKQEQGFIEGVEECIFRLVLDEAVTNAVEHGNMRDPSKRICVVITPLKNNARITVIDEGDGFGYTGLRNPTHPENKLRYGGRGIYIMKNFGKISWNKQGNCVSVMI